One segment of Candidatus Liberimonas magnetica DNA contains the following:
- a CDS encoding acetyl-CoA carboxylase, biotin carboxyl carrier protein, with amino-acid sequence MDQKEIKQFLVSFKNTDLEEVRFESDDLKIYFRKGEPEVIEPKVKAEEKKEITEEEIKVIPIKSPMVGTFFSSESNDHPPFVIEGNHVKPGQKIGIIEAMKIMKDVNSNLGGKIVKVFVKDRQPVEYGQELFLVDTEDVK; translated from the coding sequence ATGGATCAAAAAGAAATAAAACAATTTTTAGTATCGTTCAAGAACACCGACCTGGAAGAAGTACGCTTTGAATCCGACGATCTGAAAATTTATTTTAGGAAAGGCGAGCCTGAAGTCATAGAACCAAAGGTAAAGGCCGAAGAAAAAAAAGAAATTACAGAAGAAGAAATAAAAGTCATACCTATCAAATCTCCCATGGTCGGCACTTTTTTTAGCTCCGAATCGAATGACCACCCGCCGTTTGTCATAGAGGGCAACCATGTCAAGCCGGGGCAGAAGATAGGGATAATCGAAGCGATGAAGATAATGAAGGACGTAAATTCGAATCTAGGCGGCAAGATAGTAAAGGTATTTGTAAAAGACAGGCAGCCGGTCGAATACGGCCAGGAATTGTTTTTAGTCGATACGGAGGACGTAAAATAA